A portion of the Vibrio coralliirubri genome contains these proteins:
- the yihA gene encoding ribosome biogenesis GTP-binding protein YihA/YsxC codes for MSVKIHYQNTHFITSAPDIRHLPEDEGIEIAFAGRSNAGKSSALNRVTNQKSLAKTSKTPGRTQLINLFKVTDGCHIVDLPGYGFAQVPLEMKKKWQKSLGEYLQRRESLKGLVVLMDIRHPMKDLDQQMIYWAIDSRIPVQVLLTKADKLKSGARKAQLLKIRNDAKSFGGDVAVDVFSSMKGIGVDQLRAKMDEWFAPALADQIIDELADEEHNDSE; via the coding sequence GTGAGCGTAAAAATTCATTATCAAAACACGCATTTCATTACCAGTGCACCTGATATTCGTCATTTACCAGAAGACGAAGGGATCGAAATTGCGTTTGCAGGACGCTCCAATGCTGGTAAATCTAGCGCGCTAAATCGCGTTACTAACCAAAAAAGCTTGGCGAAAACCAGTAAAACACCCGGTCGAACTCAGCTAATCAACCTATTTAAGGTAACAGACGGTTGTCATATCGTCGATTTACCTGGATATGGCTTTGCTCAAGTACCACTTGAGATGAAGAAAAAATGGCAGAAGTCGCTAGGTGAATACCTACAACGACGTGAAAGCCTGAAAGGTTTAGTGGTATTGATGGATATCCGTCACCCAATGAAAGACCTTGACCAACAAATGATCTACTGGGCTATCGATAGCCGTATCCCAGTACAGGTTTTGTTAACAAAAGCAGACAAACTGAAAAGTGGTGCGCGTAAAGCACAGCTACTGAAAATCCGTAACGATGCAAAATCTTTCGGTGGTGATGTTGCGGTTGATGTCTTCTCTTCAATGAAGGGCATCGGCGTAGACCAACTGCGTGCCAAGATGGATGAGTGGTTTGCCCCAGCGCTTGCTGATCAAATCATTGATGAGTTAGCGGACGAAGAGCACAACGACTCAGAGTAG
- the polA gene encoding DNA polymerase I produces MARIPDNPLILIDGSSYLYRAFHAYPGTMSNGDIPTNAVYGVVNMLRSMMRQFASDRIAVIFDAKGKTFRDDMYPEYKANRPPMPDDLRCQIEPLHNVIRAMGLPLISIPGVEADDVIGTLASQASAMGMPVLISTGDKDMAQLVDDNVTLINTMTNVVMDREGVIEKFGIPPELIIDYLALMGDKVDNIPGVPGVGDKTATALLQGIGSIEKLYQNLDDIAALGFRGSKTMAKKLIDNKDNAEMSYELATIKLDVELEETPESLVKAQPNTDELIKLYGQLVFKSWLNELLEGGNGVVEADEKSGAVRSNTASTTSTVEMNTSAVTIDRSNYETILDEASFNVWLEKLKASEVFAFDTETDSLDYMVANLVGLSFATEEGVAAYVPVAHDYLDAPQQLDRDWVLEQLKPILEDDAQAKVGQNLKYDMSVLARYGIEMKGIKHDTMLASYVFNSVGGKHDMDSLALRFLQHSCISFEQIAGKGKKQLTFNQIELGEASPYAAEDADVTLRLHNRLMENIEQDEKLKAIYEEIEVPLIPVMSRIERTGVFIDDMLLGAQSQEIAVRLDELEQKAYEIAEQEFNMNSPKQLQAILFEKMGLPVIKKTPSGAPSTNEEVLQELALDYPLPKLIIEYRGLAKLKSTYTDKLPKMINAETGRVHTSYHQAVTATGRLSSTDPNLQNIPIRNEEGRRIRQAFVAQHGWKILAVDYSQIELRIMAHLSGDKALLEAFQQGKDIHAATAAEIIGVDIEQVTTEQRRRAKAVNFGLIYGMSAFGLAKQLGIPRGEAQHYMDTYFERYPGVMQYMEDTRSAASEQGFVETIYGRRLHLPEIQSRNGMRRKAAERAAINAPMQGTAADIIKKAMLLVDEWIQAEGDGRVKLLMQVHDELVFEVEESSLAEIESKVQELMESAAELEVPLVAEAGHGDNWDQAH; encoded by the coding sequence ATGGCTCGTATTCCTGATAATCCATTGATTCTGATCGATGGCTCTTCTTACCTATATCGCGCGTTCCATGCTTACCCTGGCACAATGAGCAATGGTGATATCCCAACTAACGCTGTTTACGGTGTAGTTAATATGCTGCGCAGCATGATGCGTCAATTTGCTTCTGATCGTATTGCGGTAATTTTTGATGCGAAAGGAAAGACGTTCCGTGATGACATGTACCCAGAGTACAAGGCAAATCGTCCACCTATGCCTGATGATCTTCGTTGCCAGATTGAGCCTTTGCACAATGTGATTCGTGCAATGGGTTTGCCACTTATCTCTATTCCCGGCGTTGAAGCGGATGACGTGATCGGTACGCTTGCTTCTCAAGCTTCTGCGATGGGTATGCCTGTGCTTATTAGTACTGGCGATAAAGATATGGCGCAGCTTGTCGATGACAACGTTACTCTGATCAACACCATGACCAACGTGGTAATGGATCGTGAAGGCGTGATTGAGAAGTTTGGCATTCCACCAGAGCTGATTATCGACTACCTTGCGCTGATGGGTGATAAAGTCGATAACATCCCAGGTGTTCCGGGTGTCGGTGACAAGACAGCGACTGCTCTGCTGCAAGGCATTGGTAGCATCGAAAAGCTGTATCAAAACCTGGATGATATTGCCGCTCTTGGCTTCCGTGGTTCAAAAACCATGGCTAAGAAGCTGATTGATAATAAAGACAACGCTGAGATGTCTTACGAGCTTGCAACGATCAAACTGGACGTCGAGTTAGAAGAGACACCTGAGTCGCTTGTAAAAGCCCAACCAAACACGGATGAGCTGATTAAGCTATACGGTCAACTGGTCTTCAAGTCTTGGTTGAACGAGCTACTTGAAGGTGGCAATGGTGTGGTTGAGGCGGATGAAAAGTCGGGCGCAGTGCGTAGCAATACGGCATCAACCACTTCTACCGTAGAAATGAACACCTCTGCCGTGACGATTGATCGCAGCAACTACGAAACCATCCTAGATGAAGCGTCATTCAATGTTTGGTTAGAGAAATTGAAAGCATCTGAAGTGTTTGCTTTCGATACTGAGACAGACAGCCTAGATTACATGGTGGCGAACCTCGTTGGCCTGTCATTCGCGACTGAAGAAGGCGTTGCCGCTTACGTACCGGTTGCCCATGATTACCTAGATGCACCTCAGCAGCTGGATCGTGATTGGGTACTTGAACAGCTCAAGCCGATTCTTGAAGATGATGCACAAGCGAAAGTAGGTCAGAACCTTAAATACGATATGAGTGTGCTAGCGCGCTACGGTATCGAGATGAAAGGCATCAAGCACGATACCATGCTGGCGTCTTACGTTTTCAATAGCGTAGGTGGCAAGCATGATATGGACAGCCTAGCGCTGCGTTTCCTACAGCACAGCTGCATCTCATTTGAGCAAATCGCAGGTAAAGGTAAGAAGCAGCTTACTTTCAACCAGATTGAGCTGGGTGAAGCGTCTCCATACGCAGCAGAAGATGCTGACGTGACTTTACGTCTTCATAACCGTTTGATGGAAAACATTGAACAAGATGAAAAGCTAAAAGCCATCTATGAAGAAATCGAAGTACCACTGATCCCTGTTATGTCTCGTATTGAACGTACTGGCGTATTCATCGATGACATGCTGCTAGGCGCTCAATCGCAAGAGATTGCGGTTCGTTTGGATGAGCTAGAACAGAAAGCCTACGAGATTGCAGAGCAAGAGTTCAACATGAACTCGCCAAAACAGCTGCAAGCGATCCTGTTTGAGAAAATGGGTCTGCCAGTTATCAAGAAAACGCCATCAGGTGCGCCTTCAACCAACGAAGAAGTGCTGCAAGAGCTGGCTCTTGATTACCCGCTACCTAAGCTGATCATTGAGTATCGTGGTCTTGCGAAACTGAAGTCGACGTACACAGATAAACTGCCGAAGATGATCAACGCTGAAACGGGTCGTGTTCACACGTCTTATCACCAAGCGGTGACAGCAACGGGTCGTTTGTCTTCGACGGATCCAAACCTACAGAACATCCCAATTCGTAATGAAGAAGGCCGTCGTATCCGCCAAGCATTCGTTGCACAACATGGTTGGAAGATTCTAGCGGTCGATTACTCTCAAATTGAATTGCGTATCATGGCGCACCTTTCGGGTGATAAAGCGCTTCTGGAAGCATTCCAACAAGGCAAAGATATCCACGCGGCAACGGCGGCTGAGATCATTGGTGTTGATATTGAGCAGGTAACGACTGAGCAGCGTCGTCGTGCTAAAGCCGTTAACTTCGGTCTTATCTACGGTATGAGTGCCTTTGGCTTGGCTAAGCAACTGGGTATTCCTCGTGGTGAAGCACAGCACTACATGGATACTTACTTCGAGCGTTACCCTGGCGTAATGCAGTATATGGAAGACACGCGCAGTGCAGCTTCAGAGCAAGGCTTCGTTGAAACCATTTACGGTCGTCGTCTGCACCTTCCTGAGATTCAATCTCGTAATGGCATGCGTCGTAAGGCAGCTGAACGCGCGGCGATCAACGCGCCAATGCAAGGTACAGCGGCAGACATCATTAAGAAAGCGATGTTGTTGGTGGATGAGTGGATTCAAGCGGAAGGCGATGGTCGTGTGAAACTGCTTATGCAGGTACACGATGAATTGGTGTTTGAAGTGGAAGAGTCATCTTTAGCCGAAATTGAAAGTAAAGTACAAGAATTGATGGAATCCGCTGCAGAGCTAGAAGTGCCGCTTGTCGCGGAAGCTGGCCACGGTGACAACTGGGATCAAGCCCACTAA
- a CDS encoding GNAT family N-acetyltransferase: protein MSVVVREGSLEEVVSVVEQISEFAKKESVASLSERLAGKKNLILVAEEADVLLGFKIGYELDQDTFYSWFGGVSPLARNKGVAQAQLDAQEQWAKEQGYRQLKVKSRNQFPAMLRLLLRNGYLIEKFEEKEDINAHRIHFLKQI from the coding sequence ATGTCAGTTGTCGTGCGTGAAGGTTCGTTAGAAGAAGTGGTGTCTGTGGTCGAGCAGATCTCTGAGTTCGCTAAAAAAGAGAGTGTTGCTTCTCTTTCAGAGCGGCTAGCAGGGAAAAAGAATCTTATCTTAGTGGCTGAAGAAGCTGATGTGCTGCTCGGTTTTAAGATCGGCTATGAATTGGATCAAGATACTTTTTACAGCTGGTTTGGTGGCGTGTCACCGCTCGCGAGGAACAAAGGCGTTGCACAGGCGCAATTAGACGCTCAGGAACAGTGGGCGAAAGAGCAGGGCTACAGACAGTTAAAGGTTAAGTCTCGTAACCAGTTCCCTGCAATGTTGCGCCTGTTATTGAGAAACGGTTACCTAATCGAAAAATTTGAAGAAAAAGAAGACATTAATGCCCATAGAATCCATTTTTTGAAGCAAATTTAA
- the hemB gene encoding porphobilinogen synthase, translating to MSVSIQGQFPGRRMRRMRKHDFSRRLMAENQLSVDDLIYPMFILMGKDRREPVESMPGVERLSIDYMLEEADYLSKLGVPAIALFPVVNQDAKSLCAAEAHNSEGLVQRAVRLLKEHVPNIGVITDVALDPFTTHGQDGIIDEDGYVMNDETTEVLIKQALSHAEAGADVVAPSDMMDGRIGKIREALEEAGHIHTQIMAYSAKYASCYYGPFRDAVGSASNLKGGNKKNYQMDPANSDEAIHEVAMDLNEGADMVMVKPGMPYLDIVRRVKHELQAPTFAYQVSGEYAMHKAAIQNGWLKERETVMESLLCFKRAGADGILTYFAKDVAEWLAEDNAQAAEHLKEK from the coding sequence GTGTCTGTTTCAATTCAAGGTCAATTCCCAGGTCGCCGTATGCGCCGTATGCGTAAGCACGACTTTAGCCGTCGCCTAATGGCAGAAAATCAATTGTCTGTGGATGATCTAATCTACCCAATGTTTATCCTGATGGGTAAAGACCGCCGCGAGCCTGTCGAGTCAATGCCAGGTGTTGAACGCTTGTCGATCGACTACATGCTTGAGGAAGCAGATTACCTGTCAAAGCTGGGTGTTCCTGCGATTGCTCTATTTCCAGTCGTGAACCAAGATGCTAAAAGTTTATGCGCAGCTGAAGCTCATAACTCAGAAGGTTTGGTGCAGCGCGCTGTACGTTTACTAAAAGAGCATGTGCCAAACATTGGCGTTATTACTGACGTAGCACTAGACCCATTCACTACTCACGGCCAAGACGGCATCATCGATGAAGATGGTTACGTGATGAATGACGAGACGACTGAAGTCTTGATCAAGCAAGCATTATCACACGCTGAAGCGGGTGCTGACGTGGTTGCACCATCGGATATGATGGATGGTCGCATTGGTAAGATCCGTGAAGCGTTAGAAGAGGCGGGTCATATTCATACTCAAATTATGGCGTACTCTGCGAAATACGCATCGTGTTACTACGGTCCATTCCGCGACGCAGTCGGCAGTGCGTCTAACCTGAAAGGTGGTAACAAGAAGAACTACCAAATGGATCCTGCGAACAGCGATGAAGCGATTCACGAAGTTGCGATGGATCTTAATGAAGGTGCCGACATGGTGATGGTTAAGCCTGGCATGCCTTACCTAGACATCGTGCGTCGTGTGAAGCATGAACTCCAAGCTCCGACATTTGCCTACCAAGTGTCTGGTGAGTATGCGATGCACAAAGCAGCGATTCAAAACGGTTGGCTAAAAGAGCGTGAAACCGTCATGGAATCACTGCTGTGCTTTAAGCGCGCTGGTGCTGATGGCATTCTTACTTACTTCGCTAAAGATGTGGCTGAGTGGCTTGCAGAAGACAATGCACAAGCCGCAGAGCACTTAAAAGAAAAGTAA
- a CDS encoding TatD family hydrolase: MIDTHAHIYASEFDEDREQVVQRALAQGIDTILLPNIDLESIEPMLATEAQFPDVCRSMMGLHPCYVDANIEQTLKTIRAWFDKHDFIAVGEIGIDLYWDKTFKAEQEMAFVTQLQWAKELDLPVVIHTRDSIEETLALLRKEQDGSLRGVFHCFGSSLEEAQAINELGFHLGLGGVSTFKNSGMDKVIPHLDMDYVILETDCPYLAPTPNRGKRNEPAYTELVAKRIAELLGITLKEVENITTTNAKALFNL, translated from the coding sequence ATGATCGACACCCATGCTCATATTTACGCTAGTGAATTCGATGAAGACCGCGAACAAGTTGTGCAGCGTGCACTGGCTCAAGGGATTGATACCATTCTATTGCCGAACATCGATTTAGAATCTATCGAGCCAATGTTAGCGACGGAAGCGCAGTTTCCTGATGTGTGCCGCTCAATGATGGGCTTACACCCTTGTTATGTGGATGCGAATATCGAGCAAACCCTCAAAACCATTCGAGCTTGGTTTGATAAGCATGACTTTATCGCCGTGGGTGAGATTGGTATCGACTTGTACTGGGATAAAACCTTCAAGGCTGAACAAGAGATGGCGTTTGTGACTCAACTGCAGTGGGCAAAAGAGCTTGATCTACCTGTGGTGATCCACACTCGTGATTCCATTGAAGAGACACTTGCCCTACTTCGTAAAGAACAAGATGGCAGCTTACGCGGGGTATTTCACTGCTTTGGTAGCAGCTTAGAGGAAGCTCAAGCGATCAACGAGCTAGGCTTTCATTTAGGTTTAGGCGGCGTTTCGACCTTTAAGAATTCAGGGATGGACAAGGTGATCCCGCATCTCGATATGGATTACGTCATTCTAGAGACAGATTGCCCATACTTGGCACCAACACCGAATCGCGGTAAACGCAATGAACCAGCCTACACAGAATTAGTAGCAAAACGAATCGCTGAATTGCTCGGAATTACCCTTAAAGAAGTCGAAAACATAACCACCACAAATGCTAAGGCATTGTTTAATTTATGA
- the tatC gene encoding twin-arginine translocase subunit TatC encodes MSSTEQTQPLISHLLELRNRLLRAIVAVLVIFVGLIYFANDIYEFVSAPLVDRLPEGATMIATDVASPFFTPLKLTLIASIFLAVPFILYQVWAFVAPGLYKHEKRLIMPLLASSSLLFYCGVAFAYFIVFPLVFGFFTAISLGGVEFATDISSYLDFVLALFFAFGIAFEVPVAIILLCWTGATTPQSLSEKRPYIVVGAFIIGMMLTPPDMISQTLLAIPMCILFEIGLFFARFYTRKPDADEEEEAES; translated from the coding sequence ATGTCTTCGACTGAGCAGACACAGCCTTTAATTAGCCACCTTCTAGAACTACGTAATCGCCTACTACGTGCGATTGTCGCGGTGCTAGTGATATTTGTCGGGCTAATTTATTTTGCTAATGATATTTATGAATTCGTATCAGCACCTTTGGTAGATCGTCTACCTGAAGGGGCGACGATGATCGCAACCGATGTTGCATCGCCATTTTTCACACCGCTGAAATTAACCTTGATCGCGTCTATATTCCTCGCGGTTCCGTTTATTTTGTATCAGGTGTGGGCTTTTGTTGCTCCGGGTTTATACAAGCATGAAAAACGCTTGATCATGCCGCTATTGGCTTCAAGTTCATTGCTGTTTTACTGTGGTGTGGCGTTCGCTTACTTTATTGTATTCCCATTGGTATTTGGCTTTTTTACGGCCATATCATTAGGGGGAGTAGAGTTCGCAACCGACATCTCAAGCTATCTTGATTTTGTACTCGCGCTGTTCTTTGCTTTTGGTATTGCCTTTGAAGTGCCAGTTGCGATTATCTTGTTGTGTTGGACGGGTGCAACAACGCCTCAATCTCTGTCTGAAAAGCGTCCTTACATTGTTGTGGGTGCTTTCATCATAGGTATGATGCTGACACCACCTGATATGATCTCGCAAACGCTGTTGGCGATTCCAATGTGTATTTTGTTTGAGATTGGTCTGTTCTTCGCACGTTTTTATACGCGTAAGCCAGATGCGGATGAAGAGGAAGAAGCTGAATCTTGA
- the tatB gene encoding Sec-independent protein translocase protein TatB translates to MFDIGFWELVLISVVGLVVLGPERLPVAIRSISKFVGQAKSMANSVKDELSHELKVQELQENLRKAEKMGMEDLSPDLKASVDELKQAAAEVQRPYAKPESDKPSETKPSVTETVESETIQVNSEASAPSDKKAE, encoded by the coding sequence GTGTTTGATATCGGTTTTTGGGAACTGGTATTAATATCTGTCGTTGGGTTAGTGGTTTTAGGGCCTGAGCGTTTGCCCGTGGCGATTCGCAGTATTTCCAAGTTTGTTGGACAAGCGAAAAGCATGGCAAATAGTGTGAAAGATGAACTTTCTCATGAGCTTAAGGTGCAAGAGCTGCAAGAAAACCTACGCAAGGCGGAAAAAATGGGAATGGAAGATTTATCTCCAGACCTTAAAGCGTCAGTCGATGAACTCAAGCAGGCCGCTGCTGAGGTTCAACGTCCGTATGCTAAGCCTGAGTCTGATAAGCCAAGTGAGACTAAACCTAGTGTCACGGAAACTGTGGAATCTGAAACCATTCAGGTCAACAGCGAAGCTTCAGCACCGTCAGATAAGAAAGCCGAATAG
- the tatA gene encoding Sec-independent protein translocase subunit TatA — MGGISIWQLLIIAVIVILLFGTKKLRGMGGDLGSAVKGFKKAMSDEDKPADKKDADFEPKNIEQQKTEAHAETTAETKKDKEQA; from the coding sequence ATGGGTGGTATCAGTATTTGGCAACTTCTAATCATTGCTGTAATTGTAATTTTGCTATTCGGAACAAAGAAACTGCGCGGTATGGGTGGTGACTTAGGTTCAGCGGTTAAAGGCTTCAAAAAAGCGATGAGCGATGAAGACAAGCCTGCAGATAAGAAAGATGCAGACTTCGAACCAAAGAATATTGAACAGCAGAAGACAGAAGCTCACGCTGAAACAACTGCTGAAACAAAGAAAGACAAAGAGCAGGCGTAA
- the ubiB gene encoding ubiquinone biosynthesis regulatory protein kinase UbiB, translated as MTPAELKRLYHIIKVQLEYGLDELMPEHQLTKAPLLARKSLFWLKNKHQDKELGHRLRLALQELGPVWIKFGQMMSTRRDLFPPHIADQLALLQDQVAPFDGQLAKQDMEKALGGSLDNWFTDFDIEPLASASIAQVHTAKLKESGREIVLKVIRPDIRPVIDADLKLMHRMARIVAKSLPEARRLKPVEVVHEYEKTLLDELDLRREAANAIQLRRNFEGSEELYVPEVIPDLSSETLMVSERIYGIQVSDIETLEANGTNMKLLAERGVTVFFTQVFRDSFFHADMHPGNVFVNPENPDNPQWIGLDCGIVGTLNSEDKRYLAENLLAFFNRDYRKVAELHVDSGWVPHDTNVNDFEFAIRMVCEPIFAKPLGEISFGHVLLNLFNTARRFNMEVQPQLVLLQKTLLYVEGLGRQLYPQLDLWATAKPFLETWMMNQVGPQAVINAVKERAPFWAEKLPELPELLYDSLRQGKAMNHRMDQLYQGYRDSKRQQATGKFLFGVGATLVVCSAILVSSPYEQLSMGCGIAGVTFWLLSWRAYRR; from the coding sequence ATGACCCCAGCAGAACTGAAACGTCTTTATCATATTATCAAGGTACAGTTGGAGTACGGCCTTGATGAGTTGATGCCGGAACACCAACTGACTAAAGCCCCTTTGTTGGCGCGAAAGTCACTGTTTTGGCTCAAGAACAAGCATCAAGATAAAGAGTTGGGTCATCGCTTGCGCCTTGCGCTGCAAGAACTTGGTCCAGTGTGGATCAAGTTTGGACAGATGATGTCGACACGTCGTGATCTGTTCCCTCCTCATATCGCCGATCAGTTGGCGTTGTTGCAAGACCAAGTTGCGCCGTTTGATGGACAACTGGCTAAGCAAGATATGGAAAAGGCGCTCGGTGGTAGTTTAGATAACTGGTTTACCGACTTTGATATCGAGCCACTGGCTTCTGCTTCTATTGCTCAGGTGCATACCGCAAAGCTTAAAGAGAGCGGTCGCGAGATTGTTCTGAAGGTAATTCGACCTGATATTCGCCCAGTGATTGATGCAGATCTAAAACTGATGCACCGAATGGCGCGTATAGTCGCTAAGTCGCTTCCTGAAGCACGTCGTTTGAAACCGGTTGAAGTGGTTCACGAGTACGAGAAAACGTTACTCGATGAATTGGATCTGCGCCGAGAGGCAGCCAATGCCATTCAACTGCGACGTAATTTTGAAGGCAGTGAAGAGCTGTATGTTCCAGAGGTTATCCCTGATCTAAGCAGCGAAACCCTGATGGTGTCAGAGCGTATCTACGGTATTCAAGTCTCCGATATTGAGACGCTAGAAGCCAACGGTACCAACATGAAATTGCTCGCGGAACGCGGTGTGACGGTATTCTTCACCCAAGTATTCCGAGACAGCTTTTTCCATGCAGACATGCACCCGGGCAACGTATTCGTTAACCCAGAGAATCCAGATAACCCTCAGTGGATTGGTTTGGATTGCGGCATTGTCGGCACGCTCAACAGCGAAGATAAGCGCTATTTAGCCGAGAACTTGTTGGCTTTCTTCAATCGAGATTACCGTAAAGTTGCCGAGCTGCACGTGGATTCGGGGTGGGTGCCACACGACACCAACGTCAATGATTTTGAGTTCGCGATCCGTATGGTGTGTGAGCCAATTTTTGCAAAACCACTTGGCGAGATCTCATTTGGCCATGTGTTGCTAAACTTATTTAATACAGCAAGACGTTTCAACATGGAGGTTCAGCCTCAGTTGGTACTTCTACAGAAGACCTTGTTGTATGTGGAAGGTCTAGGTCGTCAGTTGTATCCGCAACTTGATTTGTGGGCAACAGCCAAGCCTTTCCTTGAAACCTGGATGATGAATCAGGTGGGGCCGCAAGCTGTGATTAACGCAGTAAAAGAGCGCGCGCCATTCTGGGCAGAAAAACTGCCAGAGCTGCCAGAGCTACTTTATGACAGCTTGCGCCAAGGTAAAGCGATGAACCACAGAATGGATCAGCTTTATCAAGGCTACCGAGATAGTAAGCGTCAGCAAGCAACTGGAAAGTTTTTGTTTGGCGTTGGAGCCACTTTAGTCGTATGCTCCGCAATATTAGTTTCAAGCCCTTATGAGCAGCTATCTATGGGCTGTGGCATCGCAGGTGTCACATTTTGGTTGCTTAGTTGGCGAGCTTACCGTCGTTAG
- a CDS encoding ubiquinone biosynthesis accessory factor UbiJ, with the protein MPFDPLVTAVIETSLNTFVNDDPALVRRLSRLKGQIIQVNLKELNKTLTFVFSQQIDVLSEYEGQPDCYLSLNLSVLPELREQSNITKLIKQDKLILEGDIQLAQKFAQLMTDCKPDLEEWLSRVTGDVVAHTLVQGVKNVGGFVAKQATKHQNHVAQVLTEEWKIAPAPLEVAHFCDQVDDVKSSAARLEAKLNALLEKA; encoded by the coding sequence ATGCCATTTGATCCATTGGTAACCGCGGTTATTGAAACCTCTTTAAATACTTTCGTGAACGATGATCCAGCCTTGGTTCGTCGTTTGTCTCGTTTAAAGGGGCAGATCATTCAAGTTAATTTGAAAGAGTTGAATAAAACACTCACTTTCGTTTTCAGCCAACAAATCGATGTGTTGTCTGAATATGAAGGGCAGCCTGATTGCTACCTATCTTTGAACCTATCGGTGTTACCGGAACTGCGTGAGCAATCGAACATCACCAAGCTGATCAAGCAAGATAAGCTTATCTTAGAGGGTGATATTCAACTGGCTCAGAAATTTGCTCAGCTGATGACAGACTGCAAGCCTGATTTGGAAGAGTGGTTATCGCGCGTAACGGGCGATGTGGTTGCGCATACCTTGGTGCAAGGCGTTAAAAACGTCGGTGGCTTTGTAGCAAAACAGGCGACTAAGCATCAAAACCATGTAGCTCAAGTTCTGACTGAAGAGTGGAAGATCGCACCCGCACCGTTAGAAGTCGCGCACTTTTGCGACCAAGTTGATGACGTAAAAAGCTCCGCTGCTCGTCTTGAAGCTAAGTTGAACGCTCTGTTGGAGAAAGCATGA
- the ubiE gene encoding bifunctional demethylmenaquinone methyltransferase/2-methoxy-6-polyprenyl-1,4-benzoquinol methylase UbiE, translated as MMDTSVQTNSAVESETTHFGFETVAKDEKVAKVAEVFHSVAAKYDIMNDLMSGGVHRLWKRFTIDCSGVRPGQRILDLGGGTGDLTAKFSRIVGEKGHVVLADINNSMLNVGRDKLRDSGIVGNVHYVQANAEELPFPDNYFDCITISFCLRNVTDKDQALRSMYRVLKPGGRLLVLEFSKPVLEPLSKVYDAYSFHLLPKMGELIANDADSYRYLAESIRMHPNQETLEGMMQEAGFENTKYFNLTGGIVALHRGYKF; from the coding sequence ATTATGGACACAAGCGTGCAGACAAATTCAGCAGTAGAGTCAGAAACCACACACTTTGGTTTCGAAACAGTCGCAAAAGACGAAAAAGTCGCGAAAGTAGCAGAGGTATTTCACTCTGTAGCCGCTAAATACGACATCATGAATGACTTAATGTCGGGTGGTGTTCACCGCTTGTGGAAGCGATTTACGATTGATTGCAGTGGCGTGCGCCCGGGTCAACGTATCCTAGACCTTGGTGGTGGTACCGGTGACCTGACTGCGAAGTTCTCGCGTATCGTTGGTGAAAAAGGCCACGTGGTTCTTGCTGATATCAACAACTCAATGCTGAATGTTGGCCGTGATAAGCTGCGTGATAGTGGTATTGTTGGCAACGTACATTACGTTCAAGCAAACGCTGAAGAGCTGCCTTTCCCAGACAACTACTTCGATTGCATTACCATCAGCTTCTGTCTGCGTAATGTAACCGATAAAGACCAAGCGCTGCGTTCAATGTACCGCGTGCTGAAGCCGGGCGGTCGCCTGTTGGTTCTTGAGTTTTCTAAGCCAGTACTTGAACCTCTATCAAAGGTTTACGATGCCTACTCTTTCCACCTGTTGCCAAAAATGGGTGAGCTGATTGCCAACGACGCAGACAGCTATCGTTACCTTGCAGAATCAATCCGCATGCACCCGAACCAAGAAACCTTGGAAGGCATGATGCAAGAAGCGGGTTTTGAAAATACAAAATACTTCAACCTAACGGGCGGCATTGTTGCGCTGCACCGTGGTTACAAGTTCTAG